AAGCTTTTTTTAATATTTCAGGATTTGATATAGACAAAGGAAGATTATTTGAAAAGCGTGACGTCGGTAAAAGAGCTAAAGTCGTTGTGGCTGGACCAAAGATAGCGGAAAAACTTTTTGGATCGATTGGTGAAGCTATTGACAAAAAAGTCACCATTGATGGTGTGACTTTTACAATCGTTGGGGTAATAAAAAGTAAAGGTGGGGGAGGATTTGGTGGGCCAGATTATGATTCATATTTTTTTGGACCTTACACAACTGGTTTTATATTTGATCCAGACAAAAAATTTATCCGTTTTGCGATGAAGACTGATGAGAATCTGCCAATTGCTACCGTCAAAGAGGAAGTAAAAAGTGAAATGTTAAAAAGATATAAAGAGGACCAATTCAGTATTATTGAACCAACGGAAATATTATCAGTCGTTAATGGAATTTTTGGAATTTTGAATTTAGTACTTGTGGCGATCGCTAGTATTTCACTTTTGGTCGGAGGGATAGGAATAATGAATATTATGTATGTGACAGTTTCGGACAAAACCAAAGAAGTTGGAATTAGGCGGGCAATCGGGGCCCGGAAAAATGATATTTTATTTCAATTTATAGTTGAAGCAGTGGCCTTATCGATCCTTGGTGGAGCTTTGGGTCTTGGTTTGGCCTACATTGGAATTTTAATAGTTCAACCATATTTTCCCGCTTATATGGATGTCACTTCAGTGACCTTAGCCCTTGGAGTTTCAACTCTAATTGGAGTTGTCTTTGGGGTTTTGCCGGCAAGGAAAGCAGCTAATCTTGAACCGGTTGAGGCGATCAGATACGAATAGTTGTAAATAGTTATAAATAGTTGTAAATAGTTATAAATAGTTATAAATAGTTGGAAATAGTTGAAAATGGTTGGAAATAGTAAAAAAATCAGAAAGAGTTTGAAAAAGAAGTGATTTGCCTCGCTAAAATATCATATTCATTTTGTAGTGAGTTAGTATCTACGTTATAAACAAGCTTGACAATATCTAGTAGTGTAATGACTTCATTATCTGAACCTTTAGCAATTTCCAAATAATTTTTAAACTGTTTATTGCTACGAGCATAGCCTTCAGAAATATTTGCTGGAACGGAAACTGATGCTCTTTTCAATTGATCGCATAAAGAAAAATCTCTGTATAGGGTTTGATTTTCTTTAACTAATTTATAGATTTTTCCGACTAATTCTAATGCTTTTAAATATATTCTTAAGTTTTTAACACTTTTCATAAATTATTAGTTAGAACGATTTATAACAATTTATAACTATTTTAAACTAATTATAACTTTTCTGGCATTTGGGGCAGAAGAATGAACTTCGTCCGTTGTGTTTAATTCTTTTAATTATTGTTTTACAGTTTATACAAGGCTTACCTTCCCTTTGATAAACCAAAAAGTTTTTNNNNNNNNNNNNNNNNNNNNNNNNNNNNNNNNNNNNNNNNNNNNNNNNNNNNNNNNNNNNNNNNNNNNNNNNNNNNNNNNNNNNNNNNNNNNNNNNNNNNNNNTATAATAATTTTATTTCCTGTGCTTTCAGAGAGTTTGATAATCTTTGCGGATGAATTTTAGCTAAAAATAAAGAATCATTAGCATAAATATTACCGATGCCGGTTATGAGATCTTGATCCATCAAAACTGGTTTAATCGGTC
Above is a window of Candidatus Gracilibacteria bacterium DNA encoding:
- a CDS encoding four helix bundle protein — translated: MKSVKNLRIYLKALELVGKIYKLVKENQTLYRDFSLCDQLKRASVSVPANISEGYARSNKQFKNYLEIAKGSDNEVITLLDIVKLVYNVDTNSLQNEYDILARQITSFSNSFGFFYYFQPFSTISNYL
- a CDS encoding FtsX-like permease family protein → KSALEDFRRSKMQTFLTSLGILIGVFAVVTLTAMGLGLKKYISDQFDALGTNTLFVAPGKLLESGGFGASSLLGNRFDLKDFNRLKRVRSITAITPLSSKSGTAKGSKKSEFVTMFFSSEAFFNISGFDIDKGRLFEKRDVGKRAKVVVAGPKIAEKLFGSIGEAIDKKVTIDGVTFTIVGVIKSKGGGGFGGPDYDSYFFGPYTTGFIFDPDKKFIRFAMKTDENLPIATVKEEVKSEMLKRYKEDQFSIIEPTEILSVVNGIFGILNLVLVAIASISLLVGGIGIMNIMYVTVSDKTKEVGIRRAIGARKNDILFQFIVEAVALSILGGALGLGLAYIGILIVQPYFPAYMDVTSVTLALGVSTLIGVVFGVLPARKAANLEPVEAIRYE
- a CDS encoding DNA-formamidopyrimidine glycosylase (Involved in base excision repair of DNA damaged by oxidation or by mutagenic agents. Acts as DNA glycosylase that recognizes and removes damaged bases), encoding PIKPVLMDQDLITGIGNIYANDSLFLAKIHPQRLSNSLKAQEIKLL